The following is a genomic window from Sulfurihydrogenibium sp..
GTGATTATATTTAATTTACTGTCTTCTTTTTCCACAGGACATAAAACATTTTTTATTCCAAGCTTTTCACATTCTTTTAATCTGATGTCTGTGTAGTAAACAGACCTAACTTCACCTGTTAGACCTATTTCGCCAAAAACTGCTGTTTTTTCTGGGATTGGCAGATTTTTATAAGAAGAATAGATTGCTGTTGCTACTGCAAGGTCTACTGCAGGCTCATCAATGTTTATTCCACCAACTACGTTTACAAAGATATCTTTATCTTTTAGATTTATTTTTAACTCTTTTTCTAAAACAGCAATGATTATAGAAAGTCTATTTAAATCAATTCCGTGGGCTCTTCTCTGTGGAACAGGATAAAAAGTTTTAGATACAAGGGCTTGAACTTCAACAAGTATTGGTTTAGACCCTTCTGTAAATGGAAAGATTACGCTACCGCTTGCAGATTCTGGCTTTTCAGCCAAGAAGAAAGAAGAAGGCTGTAGAACCTCTTCCATTCCTTTTTCTGTCATGTTAAAAACTGCAAGCTCTCCGGAAGAGCCAAACCTATTTTTTATCACTTTTAAGATTCTATAAGCATAACCTCTTTCACCTTCAAACTGGGCTACTGTATCTACCAAATGCTCTAAAACCTTTGGACCTGCGATACTTCCTTCCTTTGTAACTTGACCTACCATCAAAGATATTATTGATTTAGATTTTGAAATTTCTGTTATTTTACTGCTTACATACTTAACCTGACTTACAGAGCCGGCAGGAGATTCTAAATTTTCTGAATAGACAGTTTGAACAGAATCTAAAACTATCAAATCCGGCTTGATGTTTTCAATAGCTTGTAAAATTGCTTCAAGATTTGTCTCAGATAAAATATAAAGATTTTCTTTTAAAGCATTTGATCTTTCTGCTCTAATGTATATCTGATACTGAGATTCTTCAGCTGATATGTATAAAACTTTTTTATCATTTGCAAAGTAAGATGAGATTTGTAAAAGTAATGTAGACTTACCAACCCCCGGCTCGCCAGAGACAAGAACAACCTGACCATCTACAAATCCACCGCCAAGTGCATTATCTAAGCTTTCAAATCCTGTTGAGTATCGCTTTACTTCTGCTTCTTTTTTTAACTTTGTTATTGGCAATGCTTGAGAAGTTGATTGCGGTTTGAAAACTGTTTTTGTATCTTGTTTTAT
Proteins encoded in this region:
- the radA gene encoding DNA repair protein RadA; this encodes MKPIYVCNECGATYPTWVGRCSVCGAYNSVVEEIKQDTKTVFKPQSTSQALPITKLKKEAEVKRYSTGFESLDNALGGGFVDGQVVLVSGEPGVGKSTLLLQISSYFANDKKVLYISAEESQYQIYIRAERSNALKENLYILSETNLEAILQAIENIKPDLIVLDSVQTVYSENLESPAGSVSQVKYVSSKITEISKSKSIISLMVGQVTKEGSIAGPKVLEHLVDTVAQFEGERGYAYRILKVIKNRFGSSGELAVFNMTEKGMEEVLQPSSFFLAEKPESASGSVIFPFTEGSKPILVEVQALVSKTFYPVPQRRAHGIDLNRLSIIIAVLEKELKINLKDKDIFVNVVGGINIDEPAVDLAVATAIYSSYKNLPIPEKTAVFGEIGLTGEVRSVYYTDIRLKECEKLGIKNVLCPVEKEDSKLNIITIKKVSQLNKIWQP